Proteins encoded together in one Lepus europaeus isolate LE1 chromosome 13, mLepTim1.pri, whole genome shotgun sequence window:
- the LOC133772364 gene encoding uncharacterized protein C2orf78-like, which yields MPYLSLPSQRHKASISIHRTFTTRDSNGLGHPACQEHGLGGIRVLRVCKYLQPVILCIVSSTFISTVDISSSLTMSENFQNPSLLGTANSLQLSIPTLGTVASLPGSICDFSRVSAPTVSSAWLLPSATASSFQPLMGSAYLCQHSNTTLLSGVPGQSQSSTSAASYSGISEWNITGRTAKKSSSLEDFTVTVIDQDTGVSSMAMTAQYNKTSGANTMVPLYPSLNQGTATQIPNQGNCLSLPYGEGSQVYYYNQGTAGHVLSGELGPCLQSYGPVTYMGSVASAPQPEMVMVLKRIQPTDAPPPASTSGIYYNVPAQPITGTSFQVMENFPGMETSPLGLQPLSQTFCLPQTAEFPKSCRSRNIQILDSDSPSETGDISKIVPLQSSTNLLVLPRDQSQEKTDNINLGDIKTKLSKPLDAFQDPAENQDLPVLPLEVPDRDHLLACVDNPVCPQKQPDPTNAILGNNLSLDDQGLLEDGSEASNGFADITTLVEEICLPQIFSSLEDLDQPNGPKASNATDTGDIQGTQMQDPSRDTKGLSDGVRKKKRKAAEPINGNSKTKIQPKVPEILLEGEVFAGGAAACDRDPVNMPNKPNIKPQKAASQRSRKTKCDGQAKARRTRENNSTKAQESKQSGSKAKAENKPSVPKTKRKRNPPELTQESFKKPRSCLGMHMLESVQVFHALGKKNDKKTGLSSYRNLGNSSNIKDRCASSALTPLLKTPQQGTGPEKAQVSAQKLDGEADKGCASPSVYDLPPPGKVKLIPLPFPNVSKPQPRPVPRRPQSLASHRPTLGNPARPASTNQAQPTTVKPPQPAPANTASMDPARPARPISTRPGWMHPTRPSIPPSADSRPAPNKTSSYTAAVAELQSPPNPQNPFLIQDFSRQPIPWRKPDILGPVVSNPITEEQRPEREAMKRRAQQQRENAAKYTSMGKLQFFIEREKEMAISRYYGYAM from the exons ATGCCCTACCTCAGTTTACCTTCACAACGACACAAGGCCAGCATCAGTATCCACCGCACTTTTACGACGAGGGACAGCAATGGGCTGGGTCACCCTGCATGCCAGGAGCACGGCCTTGGGGGCATTAGAGTCCTCAGGGTTTGCAAGTACCT CCAGCCAGTTATCCTCTGTATCGTCTCTTCAACCTTCATATCTACCGTTGATATTTCCTCTTCTCTGACCATGTCAG AAAATTTCCAAAATCCATCCCTACTTGGGACTGCAAATTCCCTGCAGCTCTCTATTCCCACGCTAGGCACTGTGGCTTCCCTACCAGGAAGCATCTGCGACTTCTCCAGAGTGTCTGCCCCAACTGTCAGTTCGGCTTGGCTACTGCCATCAGCCACTGCCAGCTCTTTCCAGCCACTCATGGGGAGTGCCTACCTTTGCCAACATTCTAACACAACTCTGCTGTCTGGAGTTcctggccagagccagagctccacttctgctgcctcctacTCAGGTATTTCTGAATGGAATATCACAGGACGCACTGCAAAGAAGTCCTCGTCGCTCGAGGACTTCACTGTAACTGTCATTGACCAGGACACTGGTGTTTCTTCCATGGCTATGACAGCCCAATATAACAAAACTTCAGGTGCCAATACCATGGTCCCTCTGTATCCATCACTGAATCAGGGCACAGCAACTCAGATTCCAAATCAGGGAAACTGCCTGTCCCTTCCATATGGAGAAGGAAGCCAGGTCTACTACTATAATCAAGGCACAGCAGGGCATGTGCTCTCTGGAGAACTTGGCCCCTGTCTGCAATCCTACGGCCCTGTGACATACATGGGAAGTGTGGCGTCTGCCCCTCAACCAGAAATGGTGATGGTGCTCAAAAGGATTCAGCCCACAGATGCCCCACCACCAGCCTCGACCTCTGGAATCTACTACAATGTGCCTGCTCAACCCATCACAGGAACAAGTTTCCAAG TGATGGAAAATTTCCCGGGGATGGAGACTTCTCCCCTGGGATTGCAACCTCTAAGCCAGACATTCTGTCTGCCACAAACGGCAGAATTCCCCAAGTCCTGCAGGAGCAGAAATATCCAGATACTTGACAGTGACTCACCATCTGAGACAGGGGACATTTCAAAGATAGTTCCACTGCAGAGTTCTACTAATCTCTTGGTACTACCTcgagatcaaagccaggagaaaacagACAATATCAATCTGGGTGACATCAAAACCAAGCTTTCCAAGCCCCTGGATGCCTTCCAGGACCCAGCAGAAAACCAAGATCTTCCAGTGCTCCCTTTGGAAGTCCCTGACAGAGATCATCTGCTGGCTTGTGTTGATAACCCTGTTTGCCCACAGAAGCAGCCTGATCCTACAAATGCCATTCTGGGAAATAATCTCAGCCTTGACGATCAAGGGTTACTGGAAGATGGGAGTGAGGCTAGCAATGGCTTTGCAGACATTACCACACTGGTGGAGGAGATCTGCCTTCCCCAGATCTTCAGTTCCTTGGAAGATCTTGACCAACCCAATGGTCCCAAGGCAAGCAATGCCACAGATACTGGAGACATCCAAGGGACTCAGATGCAGGACCCTTCAAGAGACACAAAGGGTCTCTCCGATGGAGTCAGGAAGAAAAAGCGTAAAGCTGCTGAACCGATCAATGGTAACAGCAAGACCAAAATCCAGCCAAAGGTCCCAGAGATCCTGTTAGAGGGAGAAGTGTTCGCAGGCGgtgctgcagcctgtgacagGGATCCTGTGAATATGCCCAACAAACCAAACATCAAACCTCAGAAAGCTGCATCTCAAAGGTCCAGGAAAACCAAGTGCGATGGGCAAGCAAAGGCCAGAAGAACCAGAGAAAACAACTCTACGAAAGCTCAAGAGAGCAAGCAGTCAGGGAGCAAAGCCAAGGCCGAAAATAAACCATCCGTCCCCAAGACTAAGAGGAAGAGAAATCCGCCTGAGCTTACCCAAGAGAGCTTCAAAAAACCTAGAAGCTGCCTAGGCATGCACATGCTAGAGTCTGTGCAGGTTTTCCATGCGCTGGGGAAGAAGAACGATAAGAAAACTGGCCTCTCGTCCTACCGGAACCTGGGAAATTCAAGCAACATCAAAGACCGCTGTGCATCCTCAGCTCTCACACCATTGCTGAAAACCCCACAGCAGGGTACAGGTCCTGAAAAAGCACAAGTCAGTGCCCAGAAACTGGATGGTGAAGCTGACAAAGGGTGCGCATCTCCATCCGTGTATGACCTGCCACCACCTGGAAAGGTGAAGTTGATACCTCTGCCGTTCCCCAATGTCAGTAAGCCTCAACCTCGACCTGTTCCTCGGAGGCCACAGTCTCTTGCCTCACACAGGCCCACTCTGGGGAACCCTGCCCGGCCTGCTTCTACTAATCAGGCTCAACCTACTACAGTCAAGCCACCCCAACCAGCTCCTGCCAACACAGCTTCCATGGATCCTGCCAGACCAGCTCGGCCAATTTCAACTCGACCCGGTTGGATGCACCCTACCCGGCCTAGTATCCCTCCATCTGCTGACTCTAGGCCTGCACCTAACAAAACATCATCTTACACTGCTGCTGTGGCCGAGCTCCAGTCACCACCCAACCCTCAAAACCCATTTCTAATCCAAGATTTCAGCCGCCAACCAATTCCATGGAGGAAACCTGATATTCTTGGGCCTGTAGTGTCAAATCCCATCACAGAAGAACAGAGGCCAGAGCGAGAGGCTATGAAGAGGCGGGCTCAACAGCAGCGTGAGAATGCTGCTAAATACACCTCTATGGGGAAACTGCAGTTTTTCATcgagagggaaaaggagatggCTATCTCTCGATACTACGGCTATGCAATGTAA